A genome region from Salvia splendens isolate huo1 chromosome 19, SspV2, whole genome shotgun sequence includes the following:
- the LOC121780331 gene encoding ATP synthase subunit delta', mitochondrial-like has product MLRHGSRSLFNRASASSLRWRRQFSTDLPAETAEDTKFVESWKKMNPNMDPPKTPSAYMKPRPPTPANIPSKLTVNLVLPYDSVLSSKEVDMVIVPATTGQMGVLPGHVATIAELKPGILSVHEGNDVTKYFLSSGFAFVHANSVADIIAIEATPVDRLDPNLVQKGLADFQQKLNTASTDVEKAEAQIGIDVHSALNAALTG; this is encoded by the exons ATGCTGCGACATGGTTCACGATCCCTCTTCAACCGAGCTTCCGCCTCATCATTGAGGTGGCGCCGTCAGTTTTCTACCGATCTACCGGCGGAGACTGCCGAAGACACCAAGTTTGTGGAATCATGGAAGAAAATGAATCCGAATATGGACCCGCCGAAAACCCCATCGGCCTACATGAAGCCTCGACCACCCACCCCGGCCAACATTCCGTCCAAGCTCACTGTCAATTTGGTGCTTCCTTATGATTCTGTCTTATCTTCCAAAGAG GTTGATATGGTCATAGTACCAGCAACTACGGGACAAATGGGTGTTTTACCCGGTCATGTAGCTACAATTGCGGAGCTAAAACCTGGGATATTATCAGTTCATGAAGGCAATGATGTGACCAAATATTTCCTCAGCAGCGGGTTTGCTTTTGTCCATGCAAACTCTGTTGCAGATATAATTGCTATTGAGGCCACACCTGTAGACCGCCTAGACCCAAATCTGGTTCAGAAAGGCCTCGCAGATTTTCAACAAAAGCTAAATACAGCATCAACCGATGTGGAGAAAGCTGAAGCACAAATTGGCATAGACGTACACAGCGCTCTCAATGCTGCCCTTACAGGTTAA